The following proteins are encoded in a genomic region of Methylibium petroleiphilum PM1:
- a CDS encoding ABC transporter permease subunit, producing MDHIGAVLKRAMPFQTVPPEMLQEIVKLSKLKSYARGDMIYDLDEEADDVYIVASGSVNHALRSEAGGELLEKVMRPGDVFGWAAVLTGRNRRMARTVCLERTEAIRINGGALMALIKQSPARGDVVMSRFATMITREFSASPSVAARVPHFGAADSGAAQGGSGGDGWARTMFRLSQWLKSPKPYMMLAGYAMLLGFWYFTVEVWKLPRFRDMPGLTTVFTEMFNRHPVYGLSIYTPEYYDHIWASVRRVATAFFLATGLGVPLGLFLGWSKSFREYVFPIFETLRPIPILAWVPLAILMFSGTETPVIFLTFLASFFATALNTMLGVESIDESYSRAAYCLGASKWQVFREVIVPGSMPYIFTGLQISVGVAWFSLVAGEMVSGEFGLGYVINTSYTMVQYPTIVIGMVTLGAVGYVTSAMVRVVGDMMMQWRVRELALGGR from the coding sequence ATGGATCACATCGGTGCGGTGCTCAAGCGAGCCATGCCGTTCCAGACGGTACCGCCGGAGATGCTTCAGGAGATCGTGAAGCTGTCGAAGCTGAAGTCGTATGCGCGTGGCGACATGATCTACGACCTCGACGAAGAGGCCGACGATGTCTACATCGTCGCCTCCGGCAGCGTGAACCACGCCCTGCGTAGCGAAGCCGGCGGCGAACTGCTCGAGAAGGTGATGCGCCCGGGCGACGTGTTCGGCTGGGCGGCCGTGCTGACCGGTCGCAATCGCCGCATGGCCCGGACGGTGTGCCTGGAGCGTACCGAGGCCATCCGCATCAACGGCGGGGCGCTGATGGCGCTGATCAAGCAGTCTCCGGCGCGCGGCGATGTGGTGATGAGCCGCTTCGCGACCATGATCACCCGCGAGTTCTCGGCGTCGCCGTCGGTCGCGGCGCGGGTGCCGCATTTCGGCGCAGCCGACTCCGGCGCGGCGCAGGGCGGTAGCGGCGGCGACGGCTGGGCGCGCACGATGTTCCGCCTCTCGCAGTGGCTCAAGAGCCCCAAGCCCTACATGATGCTGGCCGGCTACGCCATGCTGCTGGGCTTCTGGTACTTCACGGTCGAGGTCTGGAAGCTGCCGCGCTTTCGGGACATGCCGGGCCTGACGACGGTGTTCACCGAGATGTTCAACCGCCATCCGGTGTACGGGCTCTCGATCTACACGCCGGAGTACTACGACCACATCTGGGCCAGCGTGCGGCGGGTCGCCACCGCCTTCTTCCTGGCCACCGGGCTGGGCGTGCCGCTCGGGCTCTTTCTCGGCTGGTCGAAGTCCTTCCGCGAGTACGTGTTCCCGATCTTCGAGACGCTGCGGCCGATCCCCATCCTGGCGTGGGTGCCGCTGGCGATCCTGATGTTCTCGGGCACCGAGACGCCGGTGATCTTCCTGACCTTCCTGGCCTCGTTCTTCGCCACGGCGCTCAACACCATGCTCGGCGTCGAGTCGATCGACGAGTCCTACAGCCGCGCAGCCTACTGCCTGGGCGCGAGCAAGTGGCAGGTGTTCCGCGAGGTCATCGTGCCGGGTTCCATGCCCTACATCTTCACGGGGCTGCAGATCTCGGTCGGGGTCGCGTGGTTCTCGCTGGTGGCCGGCGAGATGGTCTCTGGCGAGTTCGGCCTGGGCTATGTGATCAACACCTCGTACACGATGGTGCAGTACCCGACGATCGTGATCGGCATGGTCACGCTCGGTGCGGTGGGCTACGTGACCAGCGCCATGGTGCGTGTGGTGGGCGACATGATGATGCAGTGGCGCGTGCGCGAGCTGGCGTTGGGAGGACGCTGA
- a CDS encoding ABC transporter ATP-binding protein yields the protein MNTTQERQRQSGGRAATQGAIRIDDVVKVYDPDGAAVMAVDHCTLDIAAGEICMIVGPSGCGKTTLLNAIAGFHSISSGTITMDGEVLCGPGKPKAEPGSDRIVVFQNGALFPWKTNLENVAFGPLMQGKMGKKEIYEKARRMMADAGLSGTENNYPGEVSSGLRRRVEIVRALMNDPKVLLFDEPYRALDSLTKSVMHEALLEIYYKNKVTIFFITHDLEEAIFLGHRLVIMTSRPCRPKKILDVDIPHPRDYSVLTSPRFRELMEETSAIVHEEAKKSFAAGEKEG from the coding sequence ATGAACACCACCCAGGAAAGACAGCGGCAGTCCGGCGGCCGGGCCGCCACGCAGGGCGCGATCCGCATCGACGATGTCGTCAAGGTCTACGACCCCGACGGCGCGGCCGTGATGGCGGTGGACCACTGCACGCTCGACATCGCGGCCGGTGAGATCTGCATGATCGTCGGGCCCTCGGGCTGCGGCAAGACCACGCTGCTCAACGCGATCGCGGGCTTCCACAGCATCAGCTCGGGCACGATCACGATGGACGGCGAGGTGCTGTGCGGTCCCGGCAAGCCCAAGGCCGAGCCGGGCTCGGACCGCATCGTGGTGTTCCAGAACGGCGCGCTGTTCCCATGGAAGACCAACCTCGAGAACGTCGCCTTCGGCCCGCTGATGCAGGGGAAGATGGGCAAGAAGGAGATCTACGAGAAGGCCCGCCGCATGATGGCCGATGCCGGCCTGAGCGGCACCGAGAACAACTACCCCGGCGAGGTGTCGTCGGGGCTGCGCCGGCGCGTGGAGATCGTGCGCGCGCTGATGAACGACCCGAAGGTGCTGCTGTTCGACGAGCCCTACCGAGCGCTCGACTCGCTGACCAAGTCGGTCATGCACGAGGCGCTGCTGGAGATCTACTACAAGAACAAGGTCACGATCTTCTTCATCACCCACGACCTCGAGGAGGCCATCTTCCTCGGGCACCGGCTGGTGATCATGACCTCGCGGCCGTGCCGGCCGAAGAAGATCCTCGATGTCGACATTCCCCATCCGCGCGACTACAGCGTGCTGACCAGCCCGCGCTTCCGCGAGCTGATGGAGGAGACCAGTGCGATCGTGCACGAGGAAGCGAAGAAGTCCTTCGCGGCCGGCGAGAAGGAGGGCTGA
- a CDS encoding ABC transporter permease: protein MSHGITRFRQRVLSRSTLRAIIALTAFVILWELGARSPEWLGFALPWIGQVPAPSGVLKAWAGLLGNAGYWESWYLSLVRVLAGFGAAMLIGIPLGLMMAVSKAVHGVVFPSFELLRPIPPLAWVPASIIFWPTAEMSIAFVTFLGAFFTIVINVVGGAKSIDVRYFQAAQAMGASQWDIFRRVVLPATLPSIVVGSAVGMGITWEVVVAAEMISGGGKSAEGGGLGFFIWNSYVGGSYEQIVVGMISIGIAGFACSEALRALGGLVTPWLKQR from the coding sequence ATGAGCCATGGCATCACCCGGTTTCGCCAGCGCGTGCTGAGCCGCTCGACGCTGCGCGCGATCATTGCGCTGACGGCCTTCGTCATCCTGTGGGAACTGGGCGCGCGCTCGCCCGAATGGCTGGGCTTCGCGCTGCCCTGGATCGGCCAGGTGCCGGCGCCCAGCGGCGTGCTCAAGGCCTGGGCAGGCCTGCTGGGCAACGCCGGCTACTGGGAGAGCTGGTACCTCAGCCTGGTGCGGGTGCTCGCGGGCTTCGGCGCGGCGATGCTGATCGGCATCCCGCTGGGCCTGATGATGGCCGTGAGCAAGGCGGTGCACGGCGTCGTGTTCCCGAGCTTCGAGCTGCTGCGGCCGATCCCGCCGCTGGCCTGGGTGCCGGCCTCGATCATCTTCTGGCCGACGGCCGAGATGTCGATCGCCTTCGTGACCTTCCTCGGCGCCTTCTTCACCATCGTCATCAACGTCGTCGGCGGGGCCAAGTCGATCGACGTGCGCTACTTCCAGGCGGCGCAGGCGATGGGCGCGTCGCAGTGGGACATCTTCCGCCGCGTGGTGCTGCCGGCCACGCTGCCGTCGATCGTGGTCGGCTCCGCGGTGGGCATGGGCATCACCTGGGAGGTGGTGGTGGCGGCCGAGATGATCTCCGGGGGCGGCAAGAGCGCCGAAGGCGGGGGACTGGGCTTCTTCATCTGGAACTCGTACGTGGGCGGTTCGTACGAGCAGATCGTCGTCGGCATGATCAGCATCGGCATCGCGGGCTTCGCCTGCAGCGAGGCGCTGCGCGCGCTCGGCGGACTGGTCACGCCCTGGTTGAAACAGCGTTGA
- a CDS encoding ABC transporter ATP-binding protein: protein MAQHKPSGSTRGEIQVRNVTKTYGTGPFAKTVVQDCSFTIERNKLTVMIGPSGCGKSTLIRLLAGFEKPDSGSIQIDGRPITGPGKDRLVVFQESALFPWMTTMDNILYGPRARGEQNGQTQSQADFLLEKVGLKAFSRKYPTQLSGGMQRRAELARAMINNPDVMILDEPFRGLDAMSKELMWEYYSGLYEESHRTNFFVTTDIDEAIFLADRLIVMTNIPTQVRATLEVDIPRPRRLANAFDSERANEIKMQALSLLHEEAMKSFSGGSRAAADFIEAYAKRTGKAPAEAKQPE from the coding sequence ATGGCCCAACACAAGCCTTCGGGCAGCACGCGCGGCGAGATCCAGGTCCGCAACGTCACCAAGACCTACGGCACCGGACCGTTCGCCAAGACCGTGGTGCAGGACTGCTCGTTCACGATCGAGCGCAACAAGCTCACCGTGATGATCGGCCCGTCGGGTTGCGGGAAGAGCACGCTGATCCGGTTGCTCGCGGGCTTCGAGAAGCCCGACAGCGGCAGCATCCAGATCGACGGGCGGCCCATCACCGGGCCCGGCAAGGACCGTCTCGTGGTGTTCCAGGAAAGCGCGCTGTTCCCGTGGATGACGACCATGGACAACATCCTCTACGGACCGCGCGCGCGCGGTGAGCAGAACGGGCAGACGCAGTCGCAGGCCGATTTCCTGCTGGAGAAGGTGGGACTCAAGGCCTTCAGCCGCAAGTACCCCACGCAGCTGTCGGGTGGCATGCAGCGGCGTGCCGAACTGGCGCGCGCCATGATCAACAACCCCGACGTGATGATCCTCGACGAGCCGTTCCGCGGCCTCGACGCGATGTCCAAGGAGCTGATGTGGGAGTACTACTCCGGCCTGTACGAGGAGTCTCACCGCACCAATTTCTTCGTGACCACCGACATCGACGAGGCGATCTTCCTCGCCGACCGCCTGATCGTGATGACGAACATCCCGACGCAGGTGAGGGCGACGCTCGAGGTGGACATCCCGCGGCCGCGAAGGCTGGCCAACGCCTTCGACAGCGAGCGCGCCAACGAAATCAAGATGCAGGCGCTGTCGCTGCTGCACGAGGAGGCCATGAAGTCCTTCTCGGGCGGCAGCCGCGCCGCGGCGGACTTCATCGAGGCCTATGCCAAGCGCACCGGCAAGGCGCCGGCCGAGGCGAAGCAGCCGGAATGA
- a CDS encoding amidohydrolase family protein, which translates to MASKKVIDMRSRPAFLHDFYGKTRGTPEFEVVKWLNGRVGSRDLEHFTHSKNIDGYLRDIKETRITAAVVVGRDTPGIKHSNDEIHDLVKGHKELVGVGSIDPHRWGVKAAIDEVERAVRQLDLKAINVEPGFGSPLCKADDPMLFPIYDACAQLGVPVSIMSGPTAPSLDMVTPTAVGHVAKAFPKLSIICYHGFYPYVNEIIGVAFRWENVFIVPDMYIFAPGGSLYVEAANGCMRHQILFGSSYPFRPMGQSINDYRTLGFAEGVIDDVMYGNAKRVLKLGV; encoded by the coding sequence ATGGCCAGCAAGAAGGTGATCGACATGCGCAGCCGCCCTGCGTTCCTGCACGACTTCTACGGCAAGACGCGCGGCACGCCGGAGTTCGAGGTCGTGAAGTGGCTGAACGGCCGGGTCGGCTCGCGGGACCTGGAGCACTTCACGCATTCGAAGAACATCGATGGCTACCTGCGCGACATCAAGGAGACGCGCATAACGGCGGCGGTGGTCGTCGGCCGCGACACACCCGGCATCAAGCACTCCAACGACGAGATCCACGACCTCGTCAAGGGCCACAAGGAACTGGTCGGGGTGGGCTCGATCGATCCGCACCGCTGGGGCGTCAAGGCGGCGATCGACGAGGTGGAGCGCGCGGTGCGGCAGCTCGACCTGAAGGCGATCAACGTCGAGCCCGGCTTCGGCAGCCCGCTGTGCAAGGCCGACGATCCGATGCTGTTCCCGATCTACGACGCCTGCGCGCAGCTCGGCGTGCCAGTCTCCATCATGTCCGGCCCCACCGCGCCGAGCCTCGACATGGTGACGCCGACCGCGGTTGGCCATGTGGCGAAGGCCTTCCCCAAGCTGTCGATCATCTGCTACCACGGCTTCTATCCGTACGTGAACGAGATCATCGGCGTCGCGTTCCGCTGGGAGAACGTGTTCATCGTGCCCGACATGTACATCTTCGCGCCGGGAGGCTCGCTCTACGTCGAGGCCGCGAACGGCTGCATGCGCCACCAGATCCTGTTCGGCAGCTCCTACCCGTTCCGGCCGATGGGACAGTCGATCAACGACTACCGCACCCTCGGTTTCGCGGAGGGCGTGATCGACGACGTGATGTACGGCAACGCGAAGCGCGTGCTGAAGCTCGGCGTCTAG
- a CDS encoding GNAT family N-acetyltransferase codes for MKDLEIRAARLSDVPRLLEFYKQLDITPEPEMPIEHAWARFLDLEANPLHHIYVAESNDLIVGTFAVVFVGGISHGARDSCIVEDVVVAPDAQGQRIGRRMMQFAMKLCAARDCYKLVLSSHVNREKAHAFYEGLGFRKHGYSYLIDPGDAAAPAAPA; via the coding sequence GTGAAGGACCTCGAGATACGCGCCGCGCGGCTGTCCGACGTGCCGCGTCTCCTGGAGTTCTACAAGCAGCTCGACATCACGCCCGAGCCCGAGATGCCGATCGAGCACGCCTGGGCGCGCTTTCTCGACCTGGAAGCGAACCCGCTGCACCACATCTACGTGGCGGAGTCGAACGATCTCATCGTGGGTACCTTCGCGGTGGTCTTCGTGGGCGGCATCTCCCACGGCGCGCGCGACTCGTGCATCGTGGAAGACGTGGTCGTGGCGCCGGACGCCCAGGGACAGCGGATCGGCCGGCGGATGATGCAGTTCGCGATGAAGCTGTGTGCGGCGCGCGACTGCTACAAGCTGGTGCTGTCGAGCCACGTCAATCGCGAGAAGGCCCATGCCTTCTACGAGGGCCTGGGTTTCCGCAAGCACGGCTACAGCTACCTGATCGACCCCGGCGACGCTGCCGCTCCGGCGGCGCCTGCCTGA
- a CDS encoding nitroreductase family protein has product MAARQHTSPKRLVEPGPDADQIESLFCAAATAPDHGRLVPWRFVIVPADQRARLAEAFALALIDRDPGATLVQIEAARLKAWRAPWIALAIARLRDDERDADAVPAAERLVSLGAALQNLLLAAHSMGFGSGLTSGRAMASTRLRGLFGVQPQEQAVCFVNVGTVVGRRPVSPRPAPARFVSCLS; this is encoded by the coding sequence ATGGCCGCAAGGCAGCACACGTCTCCGAAGCGTCTGGTCGAGCCGGGCCCCGACGCGGACCAGATCGAGAGCCTGTTCTGCGCCGCCGCGACGGCGCCGGACCACGGCCGGCTCGTACCCTGGCGCTTCGTGATCGTTCCTGCCGATCAGCGCGCGCGCCTGGCCGAGGCCTTCGCGCTGGCCTTGATCGACCGTGATCCCGGCGCGACCCTGGTCCAGATCGAGGCAGCCCGGCTCAAGGCCTGGCGTGCCCCGTGGATCGCCCTCGCGATCGCGAGATTGCGAGACGACGAGCGCGATGCCGACGCCGTTCCCGCGGCCGAGCGGCTCGTCTCGCTCGGCGCCGCGCTCCAGAACCTGCTGCTCGCGGCGCACTCGATGGGCTTCGGCAGCGGGTTGACCAGCGGCCGTGCGATGGCGTCGACGCGCCTGCGCGGCCTGTTCGGCGTGCAGCCGCAGGAGCAGGCCGTGTGCTTCGTCAACGTGGGCACCGTGGTGGGACGGCGACCCGTGTCGCCCAGGCCCGCGCCGGCCCGGTTCGTCAGTTGCCTGTCGTAG
- a CDS encoding class I SAM-dependent methyltransferase, translating to MSNFYNDHILPRAVDVICGLPSFESGRAELVPQASGRVLEIGMGTGRNLPYYRAAGLQCLCGVDPGLHALARRRAEAAGLEIQALPLSAERIPVDDRSFDCVVSTFTLCTIPDAAQALKEVYRVLVPGGRLLFLEHGAAPDASVRRWQDRLTPYWRPLAGGCHLNREMPGLIESAGFWIESLQRRYRPGPRWLTSLYSGVATRPRSPGPTDRGSSPD from the coding sequence ATGAGCAACTTCTACAACGATCACATCCTGCCGCGCGCGGTCGATGTCATCTGTGGTCTGCCCAGCTTCGAGAGCGGGCGCGCGGAGCTGGTGCCGCAGGCCTCGGGCCGGGTGCTCGAGATCGGCATGGGCACGGGACGCAACCTGCCGTACTACCGCGCTGCCGGACTGCAATGCCTGTGCGGTGTCGATCCCGGCCTGCATGCCCTGGCCCGGCGCCGGGCCGAGGCCGCAGGCCTGGAGATCCAGGCGCTGCCGCTGTCGGCCGAACGCATCCCGGTGGACGACCGCAGCTTCGATTGCGTGGTGTCCACCTTCACGCTCTGCACCATTCCCGATGCGGCCCAGGCGCTGAAGGAGGTCTACCGCGTGCTGGTGCCGGGCGGGCGCCTGCTGTTCCTGGAGCACGGTGCCGCGCCTGACGCGTCGGTGCGGCGCTGGCAGGACCGCCTCACGCCGTACTGGAGGCCGCTGGCCGGCGGCTGCCATCTCAACCGCGAGATGCCGGGGCTGATCGAGTCGGCGGGCTTCTGGATCGAAAGTCTGCAGCGCCGCTACCGGCCCGGGCCGAGATGGCTGACCAGTCTGTACTCGGGGGTCGCTACACGGCCCCGTTCTCCGGGTCCGACGGATCGAGGCTCGTCGCCGGATTGA
- a CDS encoding VOC family protein → MAKLIHTMIRVRELERSLKFYEAVLDMKESHRLDFPEFTLVYLRAEGCHFEIELTLNKGREDDYTHGTGYGHVAAVVPDASAKRAQVDALGYAPTAVKEFKRGEELLARFFFVQDPDGYKIEVLEQHGHYR, encoded by the coding sequence GTGGCAAAGCTCATTCACACCATGATCCGGGTCCGCGAGCTCGAGCGCTCGCTGAAGTTCTACGAAGCCGTCCTCGACATGAAGGAGTCCCATCGGCTCGACTTCCCGGAGTTCACGCTCGTCTATCTGCGCGCCGAAGGCTGTCACTTCGAAATCGAGCTGACGCTCAACAAGGGGCGTGAGGACGACTACACGCACGGCACGGGCTACGGCCATGTCGCGGCCGTCGTGCCGGACGCGAGCGCGAAGCGGGCGCAGGTCGATGCGCTCGGCTATGCGCCGACCGCGGTCAAGGAGTTCAAGCGAGGCGAGGAACTGCTGGCGCGGTTCTTCTTCGTGCAGGACCCAGACGGCTACAAGATCGAGGTGCTGGAACAGCACGGGCATTACCGCTAG
- the gloB gene encoding hydroxyacylglutathione hydrolase, producing MPALVSIKAFADNYIWLFRVGNRAWVVDPGESAGVLGYLDKHHLILEGILLTHHHDDHTGGVEHLRSVRNARVYGPARERLPEPVIRLLHGDEVDALGVRFRVIDVPGHTAGHIAYYAEDFDGRPLLFCGDTLFSGGCGRLFEGTPAQMFASLDRLAGLPGDTLVCCAHEYTVGNLRFANAVEPGNRDVVEHLDRCLALRARDEPTLPSSIKQERLINPFLRCQDPAVANAARRRAAVGHAMDDVAVFAALRAWKDRFA from the coding sequence GTGCCCGCCCTCGTGTCGATCAAGGCCTTTGCCGACAACTACATCTGGTTGTTTCGCGTCGGGAACCGCGCGTGGGTCGTCGACCCGGGCGAGTCGGCCGGCGTGCTCGGCTATCTGGACAAGCACCACCTGATCCTCGAAGGGATCCTGCTGACCCACCACCACGACGACCACACGGGTGGCGTCGAACACTTGCGATCGGTGCGCAACGCCCGGGTCTACGGGCCTGCGCGCGAGCGCCTGCCCGAGCCCGTCATCCGGCTGCTGCACGGCGACGAGGTGGACGCCCTGGGCGTGCGCTTCCGCGTGATCGACGTGCCGGGGCACACCGCCGGGCACATCGCCTATTACGCCGAAGACTTCGACGGTCGTCCGCTGCTGTTCTGCGGCGACACGCTGTTCTCCGGCGGCTGCGGGCGCCTGTTCGAGGGCACGCCGGCGCAGATGTTCGCGTCGCTCGACCGGCTCGCCGGCCTGCCCGGAGACACTCTCGTGTGCTGTGCCCACGAGTACACGGTGGGCAACCTGCGGTTCGCGAACGCTGTCGAGCCCGGCAATCGCGACGTGGTGGAGCACCTCGATCGATGCCTGGCGCTGCGGGCCCGCGACGAGCCCACGCTGCCCAGTTCCATCAAGCAGGAGCGCCTGATCAACCCCTTCCTGCGCTGCCAGGACCCGGCGGTGGCGAACGCGGCGCGGCGCCGGGCCGCGGTCGGCCATGCGATGGACGACGTGGCGGTGTTCGCTGCGTTGAGGGCCTGGAAGGACCGCTTCGCATGA
- a CDS encoding methyl-accepting chemotaxis protein, whose translation MRVSFFRARRDAPQEPDEKGAEVARLHWQVAALQAEIQGLQMRFDLIRRASGEGLWDMEVPADDAAGAGNPFCWSAQFRRLLGYQDERDFPDVLSSWSDLLHPEDKQRTLQAFAAHMQDRSGRTPYDVTYRLRCKDGVCRWFRARGETLRAADGTPLRVAGTLIPIDEDLKLQQALDVTHTRFELSREIVNDGVWDLAVVAGDPVNPRNAFWWSPQFRRLLGFADEAEFPNVLDSWASRLHPEDKDRTMTAFVQHLTDKTGRTPYDVCYRLRCKDDRYRWFRARGQTQRAADGTALRAVGALADIQAERDREEAERQRVRYNAQLESSLKDIGDIVGTIQRIAQQTNLIAINAAVEAARAGEAGRGFSVIASEIRALSKRTSDATNDATHIRQKLEDGRRELIAR comes from the coding sequence ATGAGGGTGTCCTTCTTCCGCGCGCGCCGGGACGCACCGCAGGAACCTGACGAGAAGGGCGCCGAGGTGGCACGGTTGCACTGGCAGGTCGCGGCATTGCAGGCCGAGATCCAAGGCCTGCAGATGCGCTTCGACCTGATCCGCCGTGCGTCGGGAGAAGGTCTGTGGGACATGGAAGTGCCCGCCGACGATGCGGCCGGCGCGGGCAACCCGTTCTGCTGGTCGGCGCAGTTCCGCAGGCTGCTCGGCTACCAGGACGAACGCGACTTTCCCGACGTGCTGTCCAGCTGGTCCGACCTGCTGCACCCGGAGGACAAGCAGCGCACGCTGCAGGCCTTCGCCGCCCACATGCAGGACCGTTCCGGTCGCACGCCGTACGACGTGACCTACCGCCTGCGCTGCAAGGATGGCGTGTGCCGCTGGTTCCGTGCGCGGGGCGAGACGCTGCGCGCGGCCGACGGCACCCCCTTGCGCGTGGCGGGCACCCTCATTCCAATCGACGAGGACCTGAAGCTCCAGCAGGCGCTCGACGTGACGCACACGCGCTTCGAGCTGTCGCGCGAGATCGTCAACGACGGCGTCTGGGACCTGGCCGTGGTCGCCGGCGATCCGGTGAATCCCCGCAACGCGTTCTGGTGGTCGCCGCAGTTCCGCCGCCTGCTGGGCTTCGCCGACGAAGCCGAGTTCCCGAACGTGCTCGACAGCTGGGCGTCACGCCTGCACCCGGAGGACAAGGACCGCACGATGACGGCCTTCGTGCAGCACCTGACCGACAAGACCGGCCGCACCCCCTACGACGTCTGCTACCGGCTGCGGTGCAAGGACGACCGCTATCGCTGGTTCCGCGCCCGTGGCCAGACCCAGCGGGCCGCCGACGGCACCGCGCTGCGGGCCGTCGGGGCCCTGGCCGACATCCAGGCCGAAAGGGACCGGGAGGAGGCCGAGCGGCAGCGTGTCAGGTACAACGCGCAGCTCGAATCCAGCCTGAAGGACATCGGCGACATCGTCGGCACGATCCAGCGCATCGCCCAGCAGACCAATCTGATCGCGATCAACGCCGCGGTGGAGGCCGCGCGAGCCGGCGAAGCGGGCCGTGGCTTCTCCGTCATCGCCAGCGAGATCCGCGCGCTGTCCAAGCGCACCAGCGACGCGACGAACGATGCCACACACATCCGGCAGAAGCTCGAAGACGGTCGACGCGAGTTGATCGCGCGCTGA
- a CDS encoding NAD(P)-dependent alcohol dehydrogenase, translating to MKAAVLHQYNESLSGDSFVRYGDVPDPKIESPTDVIVRIGGAGVCRTDLHVVEGLWRGKVDVELPYIMGHENAGWIEAVGSAVSGMKVGDPVICHPLVTSGHCLACRRGDDMHADGSRFPGINADGGYAEYLRTNQRSLIKLPSTLAPKDVAPYTDAGLTAYRAAKKASRHLLPGEYAVVIGAGGLGHIGIQVLAALCAAEIIVVDRADAALQLAKSCGAHHLVKADEQALERVLELTEGKGAQAVIDFVGEGEAISRGLAMTRNAGTYYVVGYGGRIELPSIDMITSEKSIVGNLVGTYAELVELMALADRGRVHLATREYALKDANQALLDLHHGRIQGRAVLVP from the coding sequence ATGAAGGCCGCCGTGCTGCACCAGTACAACGAGTCGCTGAGCGGCGACAGCTTCGTGCGCTACGGCGACGTGCCCGACCCGAAGATCGAGAGCCCGACCGACGTCATCGTGCGCATCGGCGGTGCCGGCGTGTGCCGCACCGACCTGCACGTGGTCGAGGGCCTGTGGCGCGGCAAGGTCGACGTCGAACTGCCCTACATCATGGGCCACGAGAACGCCGGCTGGATCGAGGCCGTGGGTTCGGCGGTGAGCGGCATGAAGGTCGGCGACCCGGTGATCTGCCATCCGCTCGTGACCAGCGGCCACTGCCTGGCCTGCCGCCGCGGCGACGACATGCACGCCGACGGCAGCCGCTTCCCCGGCATCAATGCCGACGGCGGCTATGCCGAGTACCTGCGCACGAACCAGCGCTCGCTGATCAAGCTGCCGTCGACGCTGGCGCCCAAGGATGTCGCGCCCTACACCGACGCCGGGCTCACCGCCTACCGCGCCGCCAAGAAGGCCTCGCGCCACCTGCTGCCTGGCGAGTACGCGGTCGTCATCGGCGCCGGCGGGCTGGGGCACATCGGCATCCAGGTGCTGGCGGCACTGTGCGCCGCCGAGATCATCGTCGTCGACCGCGCCGACGCCGCGCTGCAGCTGGCCAAATCCTGCGGGGCCCACCATCTGGTGAAGGCGGACGAGCAGGCGTTGGAGCGCGTGCTCGAGCTCACCGAGGGGAAGGGCGCCCAGGCGGTCATCGATTTCGTCGGCGAGGGCGAGGCCATCTCCAGGGGCCTGGCGATGACGCGCAACGCCGGCACCTACTACGTCGTCGGCTACGGCGGACGGATCGAGCTGCCGTCGATCGACATGATCACCAGCGAGAAGAGCATCGTCGGCAACCTGGTCGGCACGTATGCGGAGCTGGTCGAGCTGATGGCGCTGGCCGACCGCGGGCGGGTGCACCTGGCGACGCGCGAGTACGCGCTGAAGGACGCCAACCAGGCGCTGCTCGACCTGCACCACGGCAGGATCCAGGGGCGCGCCGTGCTCGTGCCCTGA